In Hymenobacter gelipurpurascens, one DNA window encodes the following:
- a CDS encoding O-antigen ligase family protein yields MSELLNRLRPADPIQRLFAGLMLLLILGGATAALFETPLALLPIGLGLGLLVIFTDWTLLYYLLFLTLAFSREIPIPGGLSLDVPSEPLMITLTSCVIATLLMRRVRLPTREVLHPIVVVLCLMLLWSVTSSFFSVDSTKSIKYILAKIWYLVPFILGTLLLVRKPADMWRVAGFYVAGTCVTVLIIIVRHAALGFAFDGINPAVQPIYRNHVTYATVLALLLPFSWYGARQATGLPRLGWRIATGLMLFGILTAYTRASILSLPVAGIFYLIIRLRQMRLLLIATVVTVMAGTSYFVSENNYMLYAPDFEKTIFNGKNFQKHLEATYKLQDVSGMERVYRWVAAIRMTADKPLVGSGPSTFYPEYKRYTVRSFRTFVSDNPEKSTTHNYFLLLLAEQGFPGMLLFAVLLGISLLMIQHLYHRTAPHSDLRYVVLACGLSFVVIVFHLLLNELIEVDKIGSFFFFNLAVLIRLGSWLKEAKGEVVT; encoded by the coding sequence GTGAGCGAACTGCTGAACCGGCTCCGCCCCGCCGACCCCATTCAACGGTTGTTTGCGGGGTTGATGCTGCTGCTGATTCTGGGCGGCGCCACGGCAGCTCTGTTCGAAACACCACTGGCGCTGTTGCCCATAGGCCTAGGCCTAGGCCTGTTGGTGATTTTCACCGACTGGACGCTGCTCTATTATCTGCTGTTCCTTACACTGGCCTTCTCGCGGGAAATTCCTATTCCCGGTGGTCTCAGCCTCGATGTGCCTTCCGAGCCGCTGATGATAACGCTGACGAGCTGCGTAATAGCCACTTTGCTTATGCGGCGGGTGCGCCTACCTACCCGCGAGGTGCTCCACCCCATTGTGGTAGTGCTCTGCCTGATGCTGCTGTGGTCGGTCACCTCGTCGTTTTTTTCCGTCGACTCCACCAAGTCGATTAAGTACATCCTGGCCAAAATCTGGTACCTGGTGCCTTTCATACTGGGCACCTTACTGCTGGTGCGCAAGCCCGCCGATATGTGGCGGGTAGCCGGTTTTTACGTGGCGGGCACCTGTGTCACGGTGCTGATTATCATTGTGCGGCACGCGGCACTTGGCTTTGCCTTCGATGGCATCAATCCGGCAGTGCAACCCATTTACCGCAACCACGTGACGTACGCCACGGTGCTGGCCCTGCTGCTGCCCTTCTCGTGGTATGGCGCCCGTCAAGCAACTGGCCTGCCCCGCTTGGGTTGGCGCATAGCCACTGGCCTGATGCTTTTTGGCATCCTGACGGCCTATACTCGCGCTTCTATTTTGTCGCTGCCGGTAGCTGGCATTTTCTACCTGATCATACGCCTGCGCCAGATGCGGCTCTTGCTGATTGCTACAGTGGTAACCGTAATGGCTGGTACCAGCTATTTCGTGAGCGAGAACAATTACATGCTTTACGCTCCGGATTTCGAGAAAACAATCTTCAACGGTAAGAACTTTCAGAAACACTTGGAGGCTACGTATAAGCTGCAGGATGTATCGGGCATGGAGCGCGTATACCGCTGGGTGGCCGCCATCCGGATGACGGCCGACAAGCCCTTGGTAGGTAGCGGCCCCAGCACTTTTTACCCCGAATACAAGCGATACACGGTTCGCAGCTTCCGCACCTTTGTCAGCGACAACCCCGAAAAGTCCACCACGCACAACTATTTTCTTTTGCTGCTGGCCGAGCAGGGCTTTCCGGGCATGCTGCTTTTCGCGGTACTGTTGGGCATAAGCCTACTGATGATTCAGCACCTCTACCACCGCACGGCTCCGCACTCAGACCTGCGCTATGTTGTGCTGGCCTGTGGGCTCAGTTTTGTGGTTATCGTGTTTCACTTGCTGCTGAATGAGCTGATTGAGGTAGACAAAATCGGCTCCTTTTTCTTCTTCAATCTGGCGGTGCTGATCAGGTTGGGCAGCTGGCTGAAAGAAGCAAAGGGTGAAGTAGTGACCTAG
- a CDS encoding PP2C family protein-serine/threonine phosphatase, translating to MSTSRPITPEKRLFLKERELGALLEITQAINLDPTEGALYKIFQFTLLGQLNIRRLVLYVKEEGEWECMVSFGAGLPDFRKVPLPAVVQENCTALPCPVQYFGLSPEWEQLETVIPVVTNGQVLAYVFIGNVHDDYASEEATKFLQTLSNILIGAIESRRLARQRVENAAIRKEIEIAQEVQAMLFPRSLPNDRHVAVQASYVPHTAVGGDYYDVVNLDENRFLFCVADVSGKGVAASLLMSNFQAGLRTLLRQQANLSTVVHELNNLIFRNAGGDKFITVFFGLYDRSTRQLQYVNAGHNDPLLIPDHGPVVMLKSGTIMLGVMEDLPMLNVGEITVAPRTMLFTYTDGLTEVFDASQEEFGEEGVLRVLRHNRYAPLAVVHQELLREIEAYNTQGNRFADDVTILSCRFK from the coding sequence ATGTCTACCTCCCGCCCGATAACTCCTGAAAAACGCCTTTTCCTGAAAGAGCGCGAACTGGGAGCCCTGCTGGAAATTACGCAGGCCATCAACCTCGACCCGACGGAAGGCGCGCTGTATAAAATCTTTCAGTTCACGCTGCTAGGCCAGTTGAATATCCGGCGGCTGGTGCTCTATGTGAAGGAGGAAGGGGAATGGGAATGCATGGTTTCTTTCGGGGCCGGCCTGCCCGATTTTCGTAAGGTGCCGCTGCCCGCGGTGGTGCAGGAAAACTGCACGGCGCTGCCCTGTCCGGTGCAGTACTTCGGGCTCAGCCCCGAGTGGGAGCAACTGGAAACGGTGATTCCGGTAGTAACAAATGGGCAGGTACTGGCCTACGTTTTCATTGGCAACGTGCACGATGACTACGCCAGTGAGGAAGCAACCAAGTTCCTGCAAACGCTCAGCAACATCCTCATTGGCGCAATTGAAAGCCGCCGCCTGGCCCGCCAGCGCGTAGAAAACGCCGCAATCCGGAAGGAGATTGAAATTGCCCAGGAAGTGCAGGCCATGCTCTTCCCCCGCTCGCTGCCCAACGACCGACACGTGGCCGTGCAGGCCAGCTACGTGCCGCACACTGCCGTAGGCGGCGACTACTATGATGTAGTCAACCTCGACGAAAACCGCTTTCTATTCTGCGTGGCCGACGTGTCGGGCAAGGGCGTGGCGGCTTCGTTGCTGATGTCGAACTTTCAGGCGGGCCTCCGGACGCTGCTGCGCCAGCAGGCCAACCTCTCGACGGTTGTGCATGAGCTCAATAATTTGATTTTCCGCAACGCGGGCGGCGACAAGTTCATCACCGTGTTTTTCGGCCTCTACGACCGTAGTACCCGCCAGCTCCAGTACGTAAATGCCGGCCACAACGACCCCTTGCTCATTCCGGATCATGGCCCGGTGGTGATGCTGAAATCGGGTACCATTATGCTGGGCGTGATGGAAGACCTCCCGATGCTGAACGTGGGCGAAATAACAGTAGCGCCACGCACCATGCTGTTTACCTACACCGATGGCCTCACCGAAGTGTTTGACGCCAGCCAGGAGGAGTTTGGTGAGGAGGGTGTGTTGCGCGTGCTAAGACATAACCGCTACGCACCCCTTGCGGTGGTTCACCAAGAGCTGCTCCGTGAGATAGAGGCCTACAACACCCAAGGCAACCGCTTCGCCGACGACGTAACCATACTGAGCTGCCGGTTTAAGTAA
- a CDS encoding ABC transporter permease, translated as MAVAAVPVSAHAATLPPARPPGYYVRLRLWRNKPAMLGLGFIVLCTLVALLGYWVLPDNSPNANKSLVALQKQPPGTRVNILHVPLPDSARSASAVGILGLWWGGQPQKTREMPIEAAYRTTPDSLFVRPYRSYQSASAPRVAEQGFALRSLVTDTQAGASPQVIAAQAISPRTYLLGTDKAGRDELSRLLLGTRISLGIGLVAVLISVLLGMAVGAVAGYVGGWVDSLLLGLMTVVWSIPGIMLVIAISLALDSKGVWTSFVAVGLTMWVDVARVVRGQMLSLREKTFVEAGRVLGLPQSRLIWRHLLPNMTGPLIVLATSNFAAAILLEAGLSFLGLGVQPPAPSWGLMVNEGFQLLGTEAGLWLTLLPGLAISLLVLSFNLLGNGLRDAYDPKTPVG; from the coding sequence GTGGCTGTAGCTGCAGTTCCTGTATCGGCCCATGCGGCCACGCTTCCGCCCGCCCGGCCGCCGGGCTACTACGTGCGTTTGCGTTTGTGGCGCAATAAACCCGCCATGCTCGGGCTGGGCTTCATTGTGCTCTGTACACTGGTAGCATTGCTGGGCTATTGGGTGCTGCCCGATAACTCGCCTAATGCCAATAAAAGCCTGGTAGCGCTGCAAAAGCAGCCTCCTGGCACGCGCGTAAATATTCTGCACGTACCCTTGCCCGATTCGGCCCGGAGCGCTTCAGCAGTAGGCATCTTGGGACTTTGGTGGGGCGGGCAGCCCCAGAAAACCCGCGAAATGCCCATTGAGGCAGCCTACCGCACCACCCCCGATTCGTTGTTTGTCCGTCCCTATCGGTCATACCAATCGGCAAGTGCCCCACGCGTAGCGGAGCAGGGCTTTGCGTTGCGTAGCCTCGTTACGGACACGCAGGCAGGCGCTTCGCCGCAGGTAATTGCAGCACAAGCCATCAGCCCACGTACCTACTTGCTGGGCACCGACAAAGCAGGCCGCGATGAGCTGAGCCGGTTGCTGTTGGGTACCCGTATCTCGCTGGGAATCGGGTTAGTTGCCGTCCTGATTTCGGTGCTGCTGGGTATGGCCGTGGGCGCCGTGGCTGGCTATGTAGGCGGTTGGGTTGATAGCCTGCTGCTGGGCCTGATGACGGTGGTCTGGAGCATTCCGGGCATCATGCTTGTCATTGCCATTTCCCTGGCTCTCGATAGCAAAGGCGTCTGGACGTCGTTCGTGGCCGTGGGCCTCACCATGTGGGTAGATGTAGCCCGCGTAGTGCGCGGGCAGATGCTGAGCCTGCGCGAAAAAACCTTTGTAGAAGCCGGCCGCGTGCTGGGCCTGCCGCAGAGCCGCCTGATCTGGCGGCACTTGCTGCCCAACATGACGGGCCCGTTGATTGTGCTTGCAACCAGTAACTTTGCGGCTGCTATCTTGCTGGAAGCCGGCCTGAGCTTTCTGGGCCTGGGAGTGCAGCCACCGGCTCCCTCCTGGGGCCTGATGGTGAACGAAGGCTTTCAGCTTTTGGGCACCGAGGCCGGCCTGTGGCTGACGCTGCTGCCGGGCTTGGCCATTAGCTTGCTGGTACTGAGCTTTAACCTGCTCGGCAACGGCCTCCGCGACGCCTACGATCCTAAAACTCCCGTAGGCTAA
- a CDS encoding helix-turn-helix domain-containing protein, which produces MTDTEFDILDELYFVTSFSDLVQKTGQSPTDLERNLRSLLEQDLIRSYWPDPDTELAYEESSFAAIVRDSFFLASKEGLLQHNTR; this is translated from the coding sequence GTGACCGACACCGAATTCGATATCCTCGACGAGCTCTACTTCGTCACCTCTTTTTCCGACCTGGTTCAGAAAACCGGCCAGTCGCCCACCGACCTGGAGCGCAACCTGCGCAGCCTTCTGGAGCAGGACCTCATCCGGAGCTACTGGCCCGACCCCGACACAGAACTGGCCTACGAGGAGAGCTCTTTTGCCGCCATTGTGCGCGATAGTTTCTTTTTGGCATCCAAGGAAGGCCTGCTTCAGCACAATACGCGCTAA
- a CDS encoding cytochrome c yields MSHFSLEAVFPLLVVLLVFLVGGVFFAATGLLEPFSMGEAAQTSTQPDSLSQAHLTALDSTSQIVAMTPEQAEAVAAGDALFKGNCAQCHAVNDVVVGPALSGLAKRRPEKWLLSWVKNSSKVVASGDEYAVRIFNQYGKQQMPSFQLSDLEIRQILAYVKSEEGWASAAGNAVAVIN; encoded by the coding sequence ATGTCTCATTTCAGTCTAGAGGCCGTATTTCCGTTGCTGGTTGTGTTGTTGGTATTCTTGGTTGGCGGTGTTTTTTTCGCCGCAACCGGCTTATTAGAGCCCTTCTCAATGGGAGAAGCTGCGCAGACCAGCACCCAGCCGGATTCGCTCAGTCAAGCTCACCTAACCGCACTCGACTCGACAAGCCAAATAGTGGCCATGACGCCGGAACAGGCCGAAGCAGTTGCCGCCGGCGATGCACTGTTCAAAGGCAATTGCGCCCAGTGCCATGCTGTAAACGATGTAGTGGTAGGACCTGCCTTAAGTGGCCTAGCTAAGCGCCGCCCCGAAAAGTGGCTGTTGAGCTGGGTGAAGAACTCTAGCAAAGTAGTAGCCAGCGGCGATGAGTACGCGGTCAGGATTTTCAATCAGTACGGCAAACAGCAAATGCCCAGCTTCCAGCTTTCCGATCTAGAAATCCGGCAGATACTGGCCTACGTTAAGTCGGAAGAGGGATGGGCGTCAGCAGCGGGCAATGCGGTAGCGGTGATAAACTAG
- a CDS encoding glycosyltransferase, which translates to MRSAPAFSILIAARNEAENLPNLLADLRQQLPVTGGFEVIIVDDHSTDGTAAVVQAAARQLPFPVRLLQLAELPGTRTGKKAAVETAVQAAHAPWVLLTDADCRVPAGWVLAYAALAADATVQFISGPMLLTGSGWLATLQGLELAGLVGVGAASISLQRPTMCNGANLAYRRTAFAAVDGFRGNEAVPSGDDEFLLHKIQAKFPDGVRFLQEEQAIVSTAAQPTLRQLLWQRVRWASKWRHYQAAAPQRLAVLVLLANLTFPIGLGLWLAGGWPGWLVPLTWALKLTADVLFLRPVLRFLGQSRWLWWVPVLQLAYAPYALATGLLGLRGGYVWKGRQV; encoded by the coding sequence ATGAGGTCCGCGCCTGCCTTCTCCATCCTCATTGCGGCCCGCAACGAAGCCGAAAACCTGCCAAACCTTCTGGCTGATTTACGCCAGCAACTCCCGGTAACCGGCGGATTTGAGGTCATCATTGTAGATGACCATTCCACCGACGGCACCGCGGCTGTAGTGCAGGCAGCTGCTCGGCAACTCCCGTTTCCGGTGCGTCTGCTGCAACTGGCGGAGCTGCCGGGCACCCGCACCGGCAAGAAGGCCGCCGTAGAAACGGCCGTGCAAGCGGCCCACGCGCCCTGGGTGCTCCTCACCGATGCCGATTGCCGCGTACCAGCCGGTTGGGTACTGGCCTACGCCGCACTGGCCGCCGATGCCACAGTACAGTTCATCAGCGGCCCCATGCTTTTGACGGGATCAGGCTGGCTGGCCACACTGCAGGGGCTTGAATTGGCGGGCTTAGTAGGAGTGGGGGCCGCTTCCATAAGCCTGCAGCGCCCCACCATGTGCAACGGCGCCAACCTGGCCTACCGGCGTACTGCGTTTGCAGCGGTAGATGGTTTTCGGGGAAACGAAGCCGTGCCCAGCGGCGACGATGAATTCCTGCTGCACAAAATCCAGGCGAAGTTTCCCGACGGTGTTCGGTTTCTGCAGGAGGAGCAGGCCATTGTGAGCACGGCCGCCCAGCCTACCCTTCGGCAGCTACTGTGGCAGCGGGTGCGCTGGGCCAGCAAGTGGCGGCACTATCAGGCGGCTGCGCCCCAGCGGCTGGCGGTGCTGGTGCTCCTGGCTAATCTTACCTTCCCGATAGGCCTGGGCCTGTGGCTGGCCGGTGGCTGGCCGGGCTGGCTGGTGCCGCTAACATGGGCACTCAAGCTGACGGCTGATGTGCTATTTCTGCGGCCAGTGCTACGGTTTCTAGGCCAGTCTCGGTGGCTATGGTGGGTGCCGGTTTTGCAGCTGGCCTACGCACCCTACGCGCTGGCTACGGGCCTGCTGGGGCTGCGCGGCGGCTACGTCTGGAAGGGGCGTCAGGTGTAG
- a CDS encoding lysylphosphatidylglycerol synthase transmembrane domain-containing protein — protein sequence MPPDLLQNYVQKPDSAARRRGFVVAGKLLVTLLTLGLLWYSVFQDVDTATAWRGLLTRTLSGEGRLPVLLALALMPLNWGLEAWKWWRLARHLEPVTFRRSFRAVLVGLTLGFVTPNRVGDYAGRIIELKSRRLDALGAVFLGRYCQLVITVLAGTTGLLYFVLRFYLHGYPATGLGLVAAVVVANLAVLLPLYRSRLLVSAVMAVRPLRRFRRFLAVMPTYPARALTAVLLISGLRYAVFCAQFGLLLVAYGTHAPFWPGAAAIAGTFLLKSLVPSLNALADVGVRELSATHLFGLLGEPVLPVLSASISLWVLNIAVPSAIGLGFVLRLKVFRKRSKAAKTHE from the coding sequence TTGCCCCCAGACCTTCTACAAAACTACGTCCAAAAGCCGGATAGTGCCGCCCGTCGGCGCGGGTTTGTGGTGGCGGGCAAGCTCCTCGTGACGCTGCTCACGCTCGGCCTGCTCTGGTACTCTGTATTTCAGGATGTCGACACGGCCACCGCTTGGCGCGGCCTGCTCACGCGCACCCTCAGCGGCGAAGGCCGCCTGCCGGTGCTACTGGCCCTGGCCCTGATGCCCCTGAACTGGGGTCTGGAAGCCTGGAAGTGGTGGCGCCTGGCCCGGCACCTGGAGCCCGTGACGTTCCGGCGCAGCTTCCGGGCGGTGCTGGTAGGCCTCACGCTGGGCTTCGTGACGCCCAACCGCGTCGGCGACTACGCCGGCCGAATCATCGAGCTGAAAAGCCGCCGATTGGATGCGCTAGGGGCCGTTTTCCTGGGACGCTACTGCCAATTGGTAATTACGGTGCTGGCCGGCACGACGGGGTTGCTGTACTTCGTGCTGCGGTTTTACCTGCACGGCTACCCCGCCACTGGCCTAGGCCTAGTGGCGGCGGTGGTGGTGGCGAATCTGGCCGTGCTGCTGCCGCTGTACCGTTCGCGTCTGCTGGTTTCGGCCGTGATGGCGGTGCGACCTTTGCGGCGGTTCCGGCGGTTTCTGGCCGTCATGCCCACGTATCCGGCGCGAGCCCTCACAGCCGTACTCCTGATTTCGGGGCTGCGGTATGCGGTGTTCTGCGCGCAATTTGGGTTACTGCTGGTGGCCTACGGTACCCACGCGCCGTTCTGGCCGGGTGCCGCTGCTATTGCGGGCACGTTCCTGCTGAAGTCGTTGGTGCCTTCGCTGAATGCCCTGGCCGATGTGGGCGTGCGGGAGCTGTCGGCTACACATTTGTTTGGGCTGCTGGGCGAGCCGGTGCTGCCGGTGCTCAGTGCCAGCATCAGCCTGTGGGTGCTCAATATTGCGGTGCCCAGCGCCATAGGCCTGGGGTTTGTGCTGCGGCTGAAGGTGTTTCGTAAGCGTTCCAAAGCGGCGAAAACGCATGAGTAG
- the ruvC gene encoding crossover junction endodeoxyribonuclease RuvC, with protein MILPLASTDLLPKIIMGVDPGTQIMGYAIIEVQGQRVRVVQYDVINMKALGSNHAVKLKKIYDRMVELIDEFLPDELAIEAPFFGVNVQSMLKLGRAQGVAIAACLSRQIPYVEYAPTKVKQSVTGSGNATKEQVAHWLRQTLELPPIEQASKFLDATDALAVAMCHHYQKGNNVKAGGKSWGKFIADNPGKLAAPVAGKKAAVSKKKPAA; from the coding sequence ATGATTCTGCCCCTCGCCTCCACCGATTTGCTGCCCAAGATTATCATGGGTGTCGACCCCGGCACGCAGATTATGGGCTATGCCATCATCGAGGTGCAGGGCCAGCGGGTGCGCGTGGTGCAGTACGACGTGATTAATATGAAAGCCCTGGGCTCTAATCACGCCGTAAAGCTAAAGAAGATCTACGACCGGATGGTGGAGCTCATCGACGAGTTCCTACCCGACGAGTTGGCCATTGAGGCCCCATTTTTTGGGGTGAACGTGCAAAGTATGCTCAAGTTGGGCCGGGCCCAGGGCGTAGCCATTGCGGCCTGCCTCTCCCGCCAAATTCCATATGTAGAATACGCGCCCACCAAAGTAAAGCAGTCAGTAACCGGTTCCGGCAACGCCACCAAGGAGCAGGTGGCGCACTGGCTCCGCCAGACGCTGGAGCTGCCGCCTATCGAGCAGGCCTCCAAGTTCCTCGACGCCACCGACGCCCTGGCCGTGGCCATGTGCCACCATTACCAGAAGGGCAACAACGTGAAAGCCGGTGGCAAAAGCTGGGGCAAGTTCATTGCCGATAATCCCGGCAAGCTTGCTGCGCCTGTAGCGGGGAAGAAGGCCGCTGTCAGTAAGAAGAAGCCAGCAGCGTAG
- a CDS encoding KTSC domain-containing protein: MQRRLVRSTSIKAVGYDAVTQNLEIEYRHGDLVRYTGVPAHIYEALLQVPGKAMFIEQVIERNGYGREQVRG, from the coding sequence ATGCAGCGCCGACTAGTCCGATCTACTTCTATCAAAGCCGTGGGATATGATGCCGTCACGCAAAACCTGGAAATAGAGTACCGCCACGGTGACCTGGTACGCTACACTGGTGTACCCGCTCACATTTATGAGGCGCTGCTGCAGGTACCGGGCAAAGCTATGTTTATAGAGCAGGTGATTGAGCGCAACGGCTACGGCCGCGAGCAGGTGCGCGGGTAG
- a CDS encoding PhzF family phenazine biosynthesis protein, with translation MLLPIYQVDAFTDRPFAGNPAAVCPLESWLPAETMQAIAAENNLAETAFFIQRGGSEYEIRWFTPAVEVELCGHATLASAHVLYNHLGFAEAEIVFHSRSGPLRVSRATEGRLTLDFPARPPKPLAIHPDGLLDGLRATPLQMLAGPDLVCLFATEAEVRALHPDMAHLAKVEYRAVIATAPGSNGIDFVSRFFGPRVGVPEDPVTGSAHTTLVPYWAERLNKTTFHARQVSSRGGDLWCELRGNRVLMSGHAVTYLRGEIEVPIAEA, from the coding sequence ATGCTGCTCCCCATCTATCAGGTTGATGCTTTTACCGACCGGCCCTTTGCCGGCAACCCCGCCGCTGTGTGCCCGCTGGAAAGCTGGCTGCCCGCCGAAACCATGCAGGCTATTGCCGCCGAAAATAACCTCGCCGAAACTGCTTTTTTCATCCAGCGCGGAGGCAGTGAGTATGAAATCAGGTGGTTTACGCCGGCCGTGGAGGTAGAGCTATGCGGCCATGCCACGCTGGCCTCGGCGCACGTGCTGTATAATCATCTGGGCTTTGCCGAAGCAGAAATCGTGTTTCATTCGCGCAGCGGCCCGTTGCGCGTAAGCCGCGCCACCGAAGGGCGCCTGACCCTCGACTTCCCCGCTAGGCCACCCAAGCCGCTCGCCATCCACCCCGATGGCCTACTAGATGGCCTACGCGCCACGCCCCTGCAGATGCTGGCCGGCCCCGACCTAGTGTGCCTCTTCGCCACCGAAGCCGAAGTGCGCGCCCTGCACCCCGACATGGCCCACTTGGCTAAAGTGGAGTACCGCGCGGTTATTGCCACCGCCCCCGGCTCTAATGGAATTGATTTCGTGTCCCGCTTCTTCGGCCCACGCGTAGGCGTGCCCGAAGACCCGGTTACGGGCTCCGCCCACACCACGCTAGTGCCGTACTGGGCTGAGCGCCTCAACAAAACCACCTTCCACGCCCGCCAGGTTTCCTCCCGCGGCGGCGACCTGTGGTGCGAGCTGCGCGGCAACCGGGTGCTGATGAGCGGCCACGCCGTCACGTATCTGCGCGGCGAGATTGAGGTGCCCATAGCAGAGGCCTAG
- a CDS encoding RNA polymerase sigma factor, translating into MADSLDIILDGCRRGKPAAQRALYDKLGYQLMGVCLRYCPSRVEAEDALQLTFVKIFSRLDQFRGQGPFEAWARRIAVTTSLNLWHQQQLRGTQVDSNEAAELQHPDGTPFDELSADDLIRLINALPPGYRAVLNLYAVEGYTHAEIGELLGISEGTSKSQLFRARRLLEERLTLQASISPYHD; encoded by the coding sequence ATGGCTGATTCTCTCGATATTATACTGGACGGCTGTCGGCGAGGGAAACCAGCGGCGCAACGGGCTCTCTACGATAAGTTAGGCTACCAGCTGATGGGCGTATGTCTGCGGTATTGCCCCTCGCGGGTAGAAGCCGAAGACGCCCTGCAGCTGACTTTCGTGAAGATCTTTTCCCGCCTCGATCAGTTCCGGGGGCAGGGGCCGTTCGAGGCCTGGGCCCGACGCATTGCCGTTACTACTTCCCTCAATTTGTGGCACCAGCAGCAGTTGCGCGGAACGCAGGTAGACAGCAACGAGGCCGCCGAACTACAGCACCCCGATGGCACTCCGTTCGATGAGCTCTCAGCGGATGATCTGATCCGGCTCATTAATGCCCTGCCCCCGGGCTACCGGGCAGTGCTCAATCTCTATGCCGTCGAAGGCTACACGCATGCCGAAATAGGTGAGCTGCTAGGCATTTCGGAAGGCACCAGCAAGTCGCAGCTTTTTAGGGCGCGCCGGCTGTTGGAAGAACGACTGACCCTTCAGGCTTCAATCTCCCCTTACCATGACTGA
- a CDS encoding outer membrane beta-barrel protein produces MTENDSEKFYADLREKLADYGSAPPELVWEGIRQQVPAQPKRRWGRVAILLLLLITSLVVFTTSTRYWRQATGLGQSAAGKASVPSPSSRIASSASRAAQSGNAAAGTTPTPEGLAAEQSGLAGSLAETNPTATTAELPLAEAKRTPRTSLLTKGIVARDKEEKGLLRQQSVGTSDDRSRSTAKRKRRGILLAALLPSRRSTSSSMSGLRERRGTQRTGLRNETSKLNRSRLDRLRNRPAARHLSSEQPDATSSATRFASVTEAFANQQAEQRFSNELLALLPVQLQLDEPEEPEVRRVKRQKARRSRAAQLLRGWSVQVLAGSSLTYRTLGDSARQVEHLERPGIGYSGQLMASYALNKRLTVSTGLGYAEYANNLKFQVKKASQETAHTVDFRDVYRFVTVPLLAQYTLGGNQRWQFGTQGGGTLGLLAGTRTTQGSACNCSQATSPPEGTYRNTSLLLTAGGFLSYQFAPGQWLTLRPQGSYFLNSLTDPTTGKATRHPWSVGVQGGISFDLEPKK; encoded by the coding sequence ATGACTGAAAACGACTCGGAGAAATTTTACGCGGACCTGCGCGAGAAGCTTGCTGACTACGGAAGTGCCCCACCAGAACTGGTCTGGGAAGGCATTAGGCAGCAAGTGCCCGCCCAGCCGAAGCGCCGCTGGGGGCGGGTGGCCATCTTGCTGCTCTTGCTTATCACGTCACTGGTCGTGTTTACCACTAGTACCCGGTACTGGCGCCAGGCTACTGGCCTAGGCCAGTCTGCCGCAGGCAAAGCTTCTGTCCCCTCCCCATCTTCCCGCATAGCCTCATCGGCTAGCCGAGCTGCACAGTCTGGAAATGCGGCAGCGGGTACCACACCAACTCCGGAAGGCTTGGCTGCGGAGCAGAGTGGCCTAGCAGGCTCACTGGCAGAGACGAACCCTACCGCCACTACTGCTGAGTTGCCGTTGGCAGAAGCCAAAAGAACTCCACGGACCAGCTTACTGACTAAAGGGATTGTGGCGAGAGACAAGGAAGAAAAAGGCCTGCTCAGGCAGCAATCGGTGGGTACTTCTGATGACAGATCCCGCTCGACTGCGAAACGTAAGCGGCGAGGCATCCTGTTGGCCGCGCTTCTGCCTTCGCGGCGCTCTACCAGCAGCTCCATGAGTGGCCTACGAGAGCGGCGTGGAACCCAGCGTACTGGCCTACGAAACGAAACCTCGAAACTGAACCGGAGCCGGTTGGACCGGCTGCGTAACAGGCCAGCCGCCCGGCACCTTTCATCGGAACAACCGGATGCCACTAGTTCGGCTACCCGTTTTGCTTCTGTTACCGAGGCCTTTGCCAACCAACAGGCAGAGCAACGATTCAGCAATGAACTGCTAGCGCTGCTGCCCGTGCAGTTGCAGCTGGATGAGCCCGAAGAGCCGGAGGTACGGCGGGTAAAGCGGCAAAAGGCGCGTCGTTCGCGGGCGGCTCAGCTGCTGCGTGGCTGGAGCGTGCAGGTGCTGGCCGGTTCCAGCCTCACGTACCGTACCCTCGGTGACTCGGCCCGGCAGGTGGAGCACTTAGAACGGCCCGGCATTGGGTACAGCGGTCAGCTCATGGCTTCGTATGCGCTCAACAAGCGTCTCACGGTATCTACTGGCCTAGGCTACGCCGAATACGCGAATAATCTGAAATTTCAGGTCAAAAAAGCCAGTCAGGAAACTGCCCACACAGTGGATTTCCGCGACGTGTACCGCTTCGTGACCGTTCCGTTGCTGGCGCAGTACACGCTGGGCGGCAACCAACGCTGGCAGTTTGGCACGCAGGGTGGCGGCACGCTAGGCCTGTTGGCCGGCACCCGCACTACGCAGGGCAGCGCCTGCAACTGCAGCCAAGCCACTTCCCCACCCGAAGGTACTTACCGCAACACCAGCCTGCTCCTCACGGCCGGCGGCTTCCTGAGCTACCAGTTTGCGCCGGGCCAGTGGCTTACGCTGCGCCCCCAAGGCAGCTACTTTCTGAACTCCCTCACCGACCCCACCACCGGCAAGGCCACGCGCCACCCCTGGAGCGTGGGCGTGCAGGGCGGCATCTCCTTCGACCTCGAACCCAAGAAATAA